The following are encoded in a window of Rissa tridactyla isolate bRisTri1 chromosome 15, bRisTri1.patW.cur.20221130, whole genome shotgun sequence genomic DNA:
- the ENDOV gene encoding endonuclease V isoform X2 — protein sequence MAGRAAPPPDATLRAWEREQARLGAGVVEEDTEEWQRDPGFAGLERVGGVDLSYIKGDDSSACASLVVLSYPALEVLYEDCRMVTVSAPYVAGFLAFREVPFLVEAVQRLQQEEPRLRPQVLLVDGNGLLHPRGFGVACHLGVLTDLPCIGVAKNLLQVDGLVRDELHREQIRSLQREGDTFPLTGTSGRALGMALRSNNNSSKPLYISVGHRVCLETAVRLVKSCCRYRIPEPIRQILRICFRHVFCGHLEIGKEDLCTCLAYLGSPDKGEKAL from the exons atggcgggccgggccgcgccgccgccggacGCTACGCTCCGCGCCTGGGAACG cGAGCAGGCCCGGCTGGGAGCCGGCGTGGTGGAGGAGGACACCGAGGAGTGGCAGAGAGATCCCGGTTTCGCCGGACTGGAGAGAGTGGGAGGCGTGGATTTATCGTACATCAAAGGAGACGACAGCAGCGCCTGCGCCTCCCTGGTGGTGCTCAGCTACCCGGCCCTGGAG gtgctgTACGAGGATTGCCGGATGGTGACGGTGAGCGCCCCGTACGTGGCAGGATTCTTAGCCTTCCGAGAAGTCCCTTTCCTGGTGGAAGCTGTTCAGAGACTTCAGCAGGAGGAGCCCAGGCTCAGACCCCAG gtaCTCCTCGTAGATGGGAATGGCCTGCTCCATCCCAGAG GATTTGGTGTGGCCTGTCACCTTGGTGTCCTGACGGATCTGCCATGCATTGGAGTGGCCAAGAACCTCCTGCAGGTGGATGGCTTGGTCAGGGATGAGCTGCACAGAGAGCAG ATTCGTtccctgcagagggaaggagatACGTTCCCACTGACAGGCACTTCTGGGCGAGCCCTGGGCATG GCCCTGCGTAGCAACAACAACAGCTCTAAGCCGCTTTATATCTCTGTGGGTCACAGGGTGTGCCTGGAGACAGCCGTGCGTCTAGTCAAGTCCTGCTGCAGGTACCGGATCCCGGAGCCCATCCGTCAG ATTCTCCGGATCTGCTTTCGCCACGTTTTTTGTGGACACCTAGAGATCGGAAAGGAAGATCTCTGCACGTGCCTTGCTTATCTGGGCTCCCCTGATAAGGGAGAGAAGGCGCTTTAG
- the ENDOV gene encoding endonuclease V isoform X1 has product MAGRAAPPPDATLRAWEREQARLGAGVVEEDTEEWQRDPGFAGLERVGGVDLSYIKGDDSSACASLVVLSYPALEVLYEDCRMVTVSAPYVAGFLAFREVPFLVEAVQRLQQEEPRLRPQVLLVDGNGLLHPRGFGVACHLGVLTDLPCIGVAKNLLQVDGLVRDELHREQIRSLQREGDTFPLTGTSGRALGMGVPGDSRASSQVLLQVPDPGAHPSVEKRRLNWMVSLMPEETAGLLLTGSSPPPRRWFCRVRQPRATPGRAAQGRVSQDNASRPAWSWWAGRAASVQG; this is encoded by the exons atggcgggccgggccgcgccgccgccggacGCTACGCTCCGCGCCTGGGAACG cGAGCAGGCCCGGCTGGGAGCCGGCGTGGTGGAGGAGGACACCGAGGAGTGGCAGAGAGATCCCGGTTTCGCCGGACTGGAGAGAGTGGGAGGCGTGGATTTATCGTACATCAAAGGAGACGACAGCAGCGCCTGCGCCTCCCTGGTGGTGCTCAGCTACCCGGCCCTGGAG gtgctgTACGAGGATTGCCGGATGGTGACGGTGAGCGCCCCGTACGTGGCAGGATTCTTAGCCTTCCGAGAAGTCCCTTTCCTGGTGGAAGCTGTTCAGAGACTTCAGCAGGAGGAGCCCAGGCTCAGACCCCAG gtaCTCCTCGTAGATGGGAATGGCCTGCTCCATCCCAGAG GATTTGGTGTGGCCTGTCACCTTGGTGTCCTGACGGATCTGCCATGCATTGGAGTGGCCAAGAACCTCCTGCAGGTGGATGGCTTGGTCAGGGATGAGCTGCACAGAGAGCAG ATTCGTtccctgcagagggaaggagatACGTTCCCACTGACAGGCACTTCTGGGCGAGCCCTGGGCATG GGTGTGCCTGGAGACAGCCGTGCGTCTAGTCAAGTCCTGCTGCAGGTACCGGATCCCGGAGCCCATCCGTCAG tggaaaaaaggaggctgaacTGGATGGTTAGTCTGATGCCAGAAGAAACTGCGGGGCTCCTCTTGACTGGATCCTCTCCTCCACCACGACGGTGGTTCTGTCGAGTGCGACAGCCGAGAGCCACCCCAGGGAGAGCAGCGCAAGGCCGTGTCAGTCAGGACAACGCCAGCCGCCCTGCGTGGTCCTggtgggctggcagagctgcttctgTGCAAGGATAA
- the ENDOV gene encoding endonuclease V isoform X9, with protein MAGRAAPPPDATLRAWEREQARLGAGVVEEDTEEWQRDPGFAGLERVGGVDLSYIKGDDSSACASLVVLSYPALEVLYEDCRMVTVSAPYVAGFLAFREVPFLVEAVQRLQQEEPRLRPQVLLVDGNGLLHPRGFGVACHLGVLTDLPCIGVAKNLLQVDGLVRDELHREQIRSLQREGDTFPLTGTSGRALGMALRSNNNSSKPLYISVGHRVCLETAVRLVKSCCRYRIPEPIRQWKKGG; from the exons atggcgggccgggccgcgccgccgccggacGCTACGCTCCGCGCCTGGGAACG cGAGCAGGCCCGGCTGGGAGCCGGCGTGGTGGAGGAGGACACCGAGGAGTGGCAGAGAGATCCCGGTTTCGCCGGACTGGAGAGAGTGGGAGGCGTGGATTTATCGTACATCAAAGGAGACGACAGCAGCGCCTGCGCCTCCCTGGTGGTGCTCAGCTACCCGGCCCTGGAG gtgctgTACGAGGATTGCCGGATGGTGACGGTGAGCGCCCCGTACGTGGCAGGATTCTTAGCCTTCCGAGAAGTCCCTTTCCTGGTGGAAGCTGTTCAGAGACTTCAGCAGGAGGAGCCCAGGCTCAGACCCCAG gtaCTCCTCGTAGATGGGAATGGCCTGCTCCATCCCAGAG GATTTGGTGTGGCCTGTCACCTTGGTGTCCTGACGGATCTGCCATGCATTGGAGTGGCCAAGAACCTCCTGCAGGTGGATGGCTTGGTCAGGGATGAGCTGCACAGAGAGCAG ATTCGTtccctgcagagggaaggagatACGTTCCCACTGACAGGCACTTCTGGGCGAGCCCTGGGCATG GCCCTGCGTAGCAACAACAACAGCTCTAAGCCGCTTTATATCTCTGTGGGTCACAGGGTGTGCCTGGAGACAGCCGTGCGTCTAGTCAAGTCCTGCTGCAGGTACCGGATCCCGGAGCCCATCCGTCAG tggaaaaaaggaggctga
- the ENDOV gene encoding endonuclease V isoform X7 — translation MAGRAAPPPDATLRAWEREQARLGAGVVEEDTEEWQRDPGFAGLERVGGVDLSYIKGDDSSACASLVVLSYPALEVLYEDCRMVTVSAPYVAGFLAFREVPFLVEAVQRLQQEEPRLRPQVLLVDGNGLLHPRGFGVACHLGVLTDLPCIGVAKNLLQVDGLVRDELHREQIRSLQREGDTFPLTGTSGRALGMGVPGDSRASSQVLLQVPDPGAHPSDSPDLLSPRFLWTPRDRKGRSLHVPCLSGLP, via the exons atggcgggccgggccgcgccgccgccggacGCTACGCTCCGCGCCTGGGAACG cGAGCAGGCCCGGCTGGGAGCCGGCGTGGTGGAGGAGGACACCGAGGAGTGGCAGAGAGATCCCGGTTTCGCCGGACTGGAGAGAGTGGGAGGCGTGGATTTATCGTACATCAAAGGAGACGACAGCAGCGCCTGCGCCTCCCTGGTGGTGCTCAGCTACCCGGCCCTGGAG gtgctgTACGAGGATTGCCGGATGGTGACGGTGAGCGCCCCGTACGTGGCAGGATTCTTAGCCTTCCGAGAAGTCCCTTTCCTGGTGGAAGCTGTTCAGAGACTTCAGCAGGAGGAGCCCAGGCTCAGACCCCAG gtaCTCCTCGTAGATGGGAATGGCCTGCTCCATCCCAGAG GATTTGGTGTGGCCTGTCACCTTGGTGTCCTGACGGATCTGCCATGCATTGGAGTGGCCAAGAACCTCCTGCAGGTGGATGGCTTGGTCAGGGATGAGCTGCACAGAGAGCAG ATTCGTtccctgcagagggaaggagatACGTTCCCACTGACAGGCACTTCTGGGCGAGCCCTGGGCATG GGTGTGCCTGGAGACAGCCGTGCGTCTAGTCAAGTCCTGCTGCAGGTACCGGATCCCGGAGCCCATCCGTCAG ATTCTCCGGATCTGCTTTCGCCACGTTTTTTGTGGACACCTAGAGATCGGAAAGGAAGATCTCTGCACGTGCCTTGCTTATCTGGGCTCCCCTGA
- the ENDOV gene encoding endonuclease V isoform X5, giving the protein MAGRAAPPPDATLRAWEREQARLGAGVVEEDTEEWQRDPGFAGLERVGGVDLSYIKGDDSSACASLVVLSYPALEVLYEDCRMVTVSAPYVAGFLAFREVPFLVEAVQRLQQEEPRLRPQVLLVDGNGLLHPRGFGVACHLGVLTDLPCIGVAKNLLQVDGLVRDELHREQIRSLQREGDTFPLTGTSGRALGMGVPGDSRASSQVLLQVPDPGAHPSAHRIVKQLWSCVSSRQSLHPRRLTRDGGRWGAS; this is encoded by the exons atggcgggccgggccgcgccgccgccggacGCTACGCTCCGCGCCTGGGAACG cGAGCAGGCCCGGCTGGGAGCCGGCGTGGTGGAGGAGGACACCGAGGAGTGGCAGAGAGATCCCGGTTTCGCCGGACTGGAGAGAGTGGGAGGCGTGGATTTATCGTACATCAAAGGAGACGACAGCAGCGCCTGCGCCTCCCTGGTGGTGCTCAGCTACCCGGCCCTGGAG gtgctgTACGAGGATTGCCGGATGGTGACGGTGAGCGCCCCGTACGTGGCAGGATTCTTAGCCTTCCGAGAAGTCCCTTTCCTGGTGGAAGCTGTTCAGAGACTTCAGCAGGAGGAGCCCAGGCTCAGACCCCAG gtaCTCCTCGTAGATGGGAATGGCCTGCTCCATCCCAGAG GATTTGGTGTGGCCTGTCACCTTGGTGTCCTGACGGATCTGCCATGCATTGGAGTGGCCAAGAACCTCCTGCAGGTGGATGGCTTGGTCAGGGATGAGCTGCACAGAGAGCAG ATTCGTtccctgcagagggaaggagatACGTTCCCACTGACAGGCACTTCTGGGCGAGCCCTGGGCATG GGTGTGCCTGGAGACAGCCGTGCGTCTAGTCAAGTCCTGCTGCAGGTACCGGATCCCGGAGCCCATCCGTCAG CTCACAGAATCGTTAAGCAGTTGTGGAGCTGCGTTTCCAGCCGGCAGAGCCTCCACCCGAGACGTCTGACTAGGGATGGAGGGCGGTGGGGAGCTTCTTGA
- the ENDOV gene encoding endonuclease V isoform X4, translating into MAGRAAPPPDATLRAWEREQARLGAGVVEEDTEEWQRDPGFAGLERVGGVDLSYIKGDDSSACASLVVLSYPALEVLYEDCRMVTVSAPYVAGFLAFREVPFLVEAVQRLQQEEPRLRPQVLLVDGNGLLHPRGFGVACHLGVLTDLPCIGVAKNLLQVDGLVRDELHREQIRSLQREGDTFPLTGTSGRALGMALRSNNNSSKPLYISVGHRVCLETAVRLVKSCCRYRIPEPIRQLTESLSSCGAAFPAGRASTRDV; encoded by the exons atggcgggccgggccgcgccgccgccggacGCTACGCTCCGCGCCTGGGAACG cGAGCAGGCCCGGCTGGGAGCCGGCGTGGTGGAGGAGGACACCGAGGAGTGGCAGAGAGATCCCGGTTTCGCCGGACTGGAGAGAGTGGGAGGCGTGGATTTATCGTACATCAAAGGAGACGACAGCAGCGCCTGCGCCTCCCTGGTGGTGCTCAGCTACCCGGCCCTGGAG gtgctgTACGAGGATTGCCGGATGGTGACGGTGAGCGCCCCGTACGTGGCAGGATTCTTAGCCTTCCGAGAAGTCCCTTTCCTGGTGGAAGCTGTTCAGAGACTTCAGCAGGAGGAGCCCAGGCTCAGACCCCAG gtaCTCCTCGTAGATGGGAATGGCCTGCTCCATCCCAGAG GATTTGGTGTGGCCTGTCACCTTGGTGTCCTGACGGATCTGCCATGCATTGGAGTGGCCAAGAACCTCCTGCAGGTGGATGGCTTGGTCAGGGATGAGCTGCACAGAGAGCAG ATTCGTtccctgcagagggaaggagatACGTTCCCACTGACAGGCACTTCTGGGCGAGCCCTGGGCATG GCCCTGCGTAGCAACAACAACAGCTCTAAGCCGCTTTATATCTCTGTGGGTCACAGGGTGTGCCTGGAGACAGCCGTGCGTCTAGTCAAGTCCTGCTGCAGGTACCGGATCCCGGAGCCCATCCGTCAG CTCACAGAATCGTTAAGCAGTTGTGGAGCTGCGTTTCCAGCCGGCAGAGCCTCCACCCGAGACGTCTGA
- the ENDOV gene encoding endonuclease V isoform X3: MAGRAAPPPDATLRAWEREQARLGAGVVEEDTEEWQRDPGFAGLERVGGVDLSYIKGDDSSACASLVVLSYPALEVLYEDCRMVTVSAPYVAGFLAFREVPFLVEAVQRLQQEEPRLRPQVLLVDGNGLLHPRGFGVACHLGVLTDLPCIGVAKNLLQVDGLVRDELHREQIRSLQREGDTFPLTGTSGRALGMALRSNNNSSKPLYISVGHRVCLETAVRLVKSCCRYRIPEPIRQADIRSREYIRKQLCSPLEVTSSGPESGKKEAELDG, translated from the exons atggcgggccgggccgcgccgccgccggacGCTACGCTCCGCGCCTGGGAACG cGAGCAGGCCCGGCTGGGAGCCGGCGTGGTGGAGGAGGACACCGAGGAGTGGCAGAGAGATCCCGGTTTCGCCGGACTGGAGAGAGTGGGAGGCGTGGATTTATCGTACATCAAAGGAGACGACAGCAGCGCCTGCGCCTCCCTGGTGGTGCTCAGCTACCCGGCCCTGGAG gtgctgTACGAGGATTGCCGGATGGTGACGGTGAGCGCCCCGTACGTGGCAGGATTCTTAGCCTTCCGAGAAGTCCCTTTCCTGGTGGAAGCTGTTCAGAGACTTCAGCAGGAGGAGCCCAGGCTCAGACCCCAG gtaCTCCTCGTAGATGGGAATGGCCTGCTCCATCCCAGAG GATTTGGTGTGGCCTGTCACCTTGGTGTCCTGACGGATCTGCCATGCATTGGAGTGGCCAAGAACCTCCTGCAGGTGGATGGCTTGGTCAGGGATGAGCTGCACAGAGAGCAG ATTCGTtccctgcagagggaaggagatACGTTCCCACTGACAGGCACTTCTGGGCGAGCCCTGGGCATG GCCCTGCGTAGCAACAACAACAGCTCTAAGCCGCTTTATATCTCTGTGGGTCACAGGGTGTGCCTGGAGACAGCCGTGCGTCTAGTCAAGTCCTGCTGCAGGTACCGGATCCCGGAGCCCATCCGTCAG GCTGATATTAGATCGAGGGAGTATATTCGGAAGCAGCTGTGTTCACCACTGGAGGTCACGTCTTCTGGGCCAGAGAG tggaaaaaaggaggctgaacTGGATGGTTAG
- the ENDOV gene encoding endonuclease V isoform X8: protein MAGRAAPPPDATLRAWEREQARLGAGVVEEDTEEWQRDPGFAGLERVGGVDLSYIKGDDSSACASLVVLSYPALEVLYEDCRMVTVSAPYVAGFLAFREVPFLVEAVQRLQQEEPRLRPQVLLVDGNGLLHPRGFGVACHLGVLTDLPCIGVAKNLLQVDGLVRDELHREQIRSLQREGDTFPLTGTSGRALGMGVPGDSRASSQVLLQVPDPGAHPSVPRSTHGPYCRPSLTDFSVPLCRQLL, encoded by the exons atggcgggccgggccgcgccgccgccggacGCTACGCTCCGCGCCTGGGAACG cGAGCAGGCCCGGCTGGGAGCCGGCGTGGTGGAGGAGGACACCGAGGAGTGGCAGAGAGATCCCGGTTTCGCCGGACTGGAGAGAGTGGGAGGCGTGGATTTATCGTACATCAAAGGAGACGACAGCAGCGCCTGCGCCTCCCTGGTGGTGCTCAGCTACCCGGCCCTGGAG gtgctgTACGAGGATTGCCGGATGGTGACGGTGAGCGCCCCGTACGTGGCAGGATTCTTAGCCTTCCGAGAAGTCCCTTTCCTGGTGGAAGCTGTTCAGAGACTTCAGCAGGAGGAGCCCAGGCTCAGACCCCAG gtaCTCCTCGTAGATGGGAATGGCCTGCTCCATCCCAGAG GATTTGGTGTGGCCTGTCACCTTGGTGTCCTGACGGATCTGCCATGCATTGGAGTGGCCAAGAACCTCCTGCAGGTGGATGGCTTGGTCAGGGATGAGCTGCACAGAGAGCAG ATTCGTtccctgcagagggaaggagatACGTTCCCACTGACAGGCACTTCTGGGCGAGCCCTGGGCATG GGTGTGCCTGGAGACAGCCGTGCGTCTAGTCAAGTCCTGCTGCAGGTACCGGATCCCGGAGCCCATCCGTCAG TGCCCAGAAGCACACACGGCCCTTACTGCAGACCCAGCCTGACTGATTTCTCGGTTCCACTCTGCAGGCAACTTCTCTGA
- the ENDOV gene encoding endonuclease V isoform X6, translating to MAGRAAPPPDATLRAWEREQARLGAGVVEEDTEEWQRDPGFAGLERVGGVDLSYIKGDDSSACASLVVLSYPALEVLYEDCRMVTVSAPYVAGFLAFREVPFLVEAVQRLQQEEPRLRPQVLLVDGNGLLHPRGFGVACHLGVLTDLPCIGVAKNLLQVDGLVRDELHREQIRSLQREGDTFPLTGTSGRALGMALRSNNNSSKPLYISVGHRVCLETAVRLVKSCCRYRIPEPIRQCPEAHTALTADPA from the exons atggcgggccgggccgcgccgccgccggacGCTACGCTCCGCGCCTGGGAACG cGAGCAGGCCCGGCTGGGAGCCGGCGTGGTGGAGGAGGACACCGAGGAGTGGCAGAGAGATCCCGGTTTCGCCGGACTGGAGAGAGTGGGAGGCGTGGATTTATCGTACATCAAAGGAGACGACAGCAGCGCCTGCGCCTCCCTGGTGGTGCTCAGCTACCCGGCCCTGGAG gtgctgTACGAGGATTGCCGGATGGTGACGGTGAGCGCCCCGTACGTGGCAGGATTCTTAGCCTTCCGAGAAGTCCCTTTCCTGGTGGAAGCTGTTCAGAGACTTCAGCAGGAGGAGCCCAGGCTCAGACCCCAG gtaCTCCTCGTAGATGGGAATGGCCTGCTCCATCCCAGAG GATTTGGTGTGGCCTGTCACCTTGGTGTCCTGACGGATCTGCCATGCATTGGAGTGGCCAAGAACCTCCTGCAGGTGGATGGCTTGGTCAGGGATGAGCTGCACAGAGAGCAG ATTCGTtccctgcagagggaaggagatACGTTCCCACTGACAGGCACTTCTGGGCGAGCCCTGGGCATG GCCCTGCGTAGCAACAACAACAGCTCTAAGCCGCTTTATATCTCTGTGGGTCACAGGGTGTGCCTGGAGACAGCCGTGCGTCTAGTCAAGTCCTGCTGCAGGTACCGGATCCCGGAGCCCATCCGTCAG TGCCCAGAAGCACACACGGCCCTTACTGCAGACCCAGCCTGA